CGCACTTGAGGGCCACCAAGTCGGCCACCACGGAGTTGTTGCCGTGAGCGATGTTGGCGAAGGGCCCGGCGTGCATGATGCAGGGCTGATGCTCCAGGGTCTGGATAAGGTTAGGCTTGAGGGCTTCCTTGAGGAGTACGGTCATGGCGCCCGCCGCCTTGAGGTCCTCGGCGGTCACCGGCTTGCCGTCGTAGGTATAGGCGACCACGATGCGCCCCAGGCGCTCCCGGAGGTCCCGGAGGTTCTTGGCCAAGGCCAGGATGGCCATGACCTCGGAGGCCACGGTGATGTCGTAACCGGTCTGGCGGGGATACCCGTTCTCGCGGCCTCCCAGGCCGATGACGATGTCCCGCAGGGCGCGGTCGCTGATATCCACCACCCGGCGCCAGGAGATGGTCAGGGGGTCGATGTTCAGGGGATTGCCCAGCAATATGCTGGTGTCGATCATGGCCGCCAGCAGGTTGTTGGCCGCCCCCACGGCGTGGATGTCCCCGGTGAAGTGGAGGTTGAGGTCCTCCATGGGGACCACCTGGGAGTAGCCTCCTCCCGCCGCGCCTCCCTTGATGCCAAACACCGGTCCCAGGGAGGGTTCGCGCAGGGTGAGTATCACGTTCTTGCCGATCTTGCCCAGGGCTTGGGTCAACCCGATGGAGGTCACCGTTTTTCCCTCTCCCAGGGGGGTGGGGGTGATGGCGGTGACGTCGATATATTTAGCGTCCGGGCGGTCCTTCATACGTTCGAGTACCTGTTCGAAGTTGATCTTGGCCTTGTACTTGCCGTAAAGCTCGATCTCGTCCTCCTCCAGCCCCATCTTCTTGGCGATCTCGGTGATGGGGAGCATCTCCGCCGCCTGGGCGATTTCAAGGTCGCTCGGAATCATGCTGCAACTCCTTTCCTCTTCCTCCGGTGACGGTCCCTTCTCCGTTCCCTTGTAGCCTTCCTTTCAACCCTCTTTCCGATTTTAGGCATATTTTTAACCGACGGCTCTCAGCCCCTAAGGCCTGGAGTCCCCGGTGAGTCCTCATCGCGGAAAGCGGTCCCGGTTCTTTTCCTCCCGGACACCGACGGTATTATATCCACTGGTCCCGGCCATTGCAAGGAAGGAAGCGGGCTCGCGGTGAGGGATGCGACGCCCTCCGAGTGCGGTCTCGTGCCGCGTATACGTGCCGCGTATATATCATCCGATAGTGAATATCATCCGGGGGTGATGGAAGGCCGTTCTTTCTCTGGGGTGGCCTCCGATCCCTCGTAGTAGAGGTCCTCCCTCTCCAGGATATCCGCCGGGTAGGCATCCACCATCTCCCATCCCTGCTTCAGGTCCTCTGGGAGGGCGGCGGCGATCATCTCCGCCTGTTCCGCGGGCAGTTCGGCCTTGAGCACGGCCACCACGGCCCTCACCGCCCGGTCCGCCTGGCTCACGGTGTCCAGCCCCGCGGCCTCCTTGACCTTCCTCAGGAACTCCTCCCGCAGCATCCTCATCGCCCCCTCTCTCCGCGGATCCGTCGGGGATGTCTCCTCCTGCACCCGCGACCGCCGCAAATGATCCCCTACTTTAATTCTTTCCGTCATGCTCCCGGGATAATCACTTCCCCACCGTGCCGCCTCCGCCGCCGGTTTCCATGCTCGCCTCCAACCGAGCCGCGCCGGGAGCGGAGGCGATAACCAGACCGATCCCGTATCATCCCTTGCTCATGAATACCCCGGATGATGGGATCCCGGGCGGAAAGGTGCCTCCGGTTCCATAAGCTGTTGGTAAATATCGGTAAATCGAATGCGGCTTATCGATTCCCCGACAGCTCCCGGGCACTTTCGAGCGATGTCCGCCTGGCCCTGATTCAAAGCCGACCCGGGAAAGGAAGCGCCTTCCCGCAGCCGGGCAAGAGCGCGGAGGCCGCCCTT
The genomic region above belongs to Actinomycetota bacterium and contains:
- a CDS encoding formate--tetrahydrofolate ligase; translated protein: MIPSDLEIAQAAEMLPITEIAKKMGLEEDEIELYGKYKAKINFEQVLERMKDRPDAKYIDVTAITPTPLGEGKTVTSIGLTQALGKIGKNVILTLREPSLGPVFGIKGGAAGGGYSQVVPMEDLNLHFTGDIHAVGAANNLLAAMIDTSILLGNPLNIDPLTISWRRVVDISDRALRDIVIGLGGRENGYPRQTGYDITVASEVMAILALAKNLRDLRERLGRIVVAYTYDGKPVTAEDLKAAGAMTVLLKEALKPNLIQTLEHQPCIMHAGPFANIAHGNNSVVADLVALKCADYVVTESGFGADCGAEKMMNIKVRALGKSPDCVVITCTIRALKMHGGAFEVRPGKPIDEELVKKENMPALEEGTGNLLKMIENMKLFGLPVVVTINKRLTDTEKEIELVKKLAEEAGVVACVPIEVWAKGGEGGKEAAEAVVEACNQPKDFKFLYELDWPIKKKIETIATKIYGADGVDYSPLAEQKIKQYTEAGWDKLPICMAKTHLSLSHDPNLKGVPKGFRLPVVDIRPSIGAGFLYPLCGAMRTMPGLPSRPAAVDVDIDENGRTVGLF
- a CDS encoding DUF2267 domain-containing protein, with the translated sequence MTERIKVGDHLRRSRVQEETSPTDPRREGAMRMLREEFLRKVKEAAGLDTVSQADRAVRAVVAVLKAELPAEQAEMIAAALPEDLKQGWEMVDAYPADILEREDLYYEGSEATPEKERPSITPG